In Penicillium oxalicum strain HP7-1 chromosome VII, whole genome shotgun sequence, one DNA window encodes the following:
- a CDS encoding Arylacetonitrilase, whose translation MTDARKTHVRVAVTQAEPVWLDLEATVRKTCALITEAAENQAEVITFPECWIPGYPAWIWSRPVDPPLHSKYILNSLKLDSPQMIQIQSCAAKNKIIVVLGFSENRHNSLYISQAIIGSDGEILTTRSKIKATHMERTVFGDASAECLNTVTDTPVARIGALSCWEHTQPLLKYHTYAQREQIHVGAWPPLFSHNGGGELWSMSLQETDNGFAPGTRAIASTYAIESQAFVLHTTAVISQAGIDRMQNLPGNIMGSPGGGSSAIFAPDGRQISTDIPETEEGIIYATLNLDEVLQSKAFIDVCGHYSRPDLLWLGVDQNVKKPVREQSRAG comes from the exons ATGACTGATGCCAGGAAAACTCACGTTCGAGTTGCCGTGACCCAGGCTGAGCCCGTGTGGCTCGATCTCGAGGCAACTGTGCGAAAGACCTGCGCGCTCATCACCGAGGCAGCTGAGAATCAGGCCGAGGTGATCACTTTCCCTGAATGTTGGATTCCCGGCTATCCAGCGTGGATCTG GTCACGCCCCGTCGACCCACCACTGCATTCAAAGTACATCCTCAACTCCCTCAAGTTAGACTCGCCCCAGATGATCCAGATTCAGAGCTGCGCTGCAAAGaacaagatcatcgtcgtcctcggcTTTTCAGAGAACCGCCATAACTCGCTGTATATCTCGCAAGCGATCATTGGCTCCGACGGGGAAATCCTCACAACTCGAAGCAAGATCAAAGCCACGCACATGGAGCGAACGGTCTTTGGAGATGCATCTGCCGAGTGCCTCAACACCGTGACTGACACCCCGGTGGCCCGGATCGGCGCACTTTCTTGCTGGGAGCACACGCAGCCTTTGCTCAAGTACCACACCTACGCACAGAGAGAACAGATCCATGTCGGGGCATGGCCACCTTTGTTCTCTCATAACGGTGGCGGGGAACTTTGGTCCATGTCCCTTCAGG AAACTGATAATGGATTCGCACCAGGCACCCGAGCCATCGCCAGCACATACGCGATCGAGTCTCAGGCATTCGTGCTGCACACAACGGCCGTGATCAGTCAAGCCGGAATAGATCGGATGCAGAACTTACCAGGAAATATCATGGGCTCACCAGGGGGCGGAAGCTCCGCCATTTTTGCCCCGGATGGGCGTCAGATTTCAACGGATATCCCCGAGACGGAGGAGGGAATCATCTATGCAACGCTGAATCTGGATGAAGTGCTTCAGTCCAAAGCGTTCATCGACGTCTGTGGACACTATAGTCGGCCAGATCTTCTGTGGCTGGGTGTGGATCAAAATGTCAAGAAGCCGGTGCGAGAGCAGTCTAGGGCTGGATGA